One segment of Methanolinea mesophila DNA contains the following:
- a CDS encoding glycosyltransferase, whose product MKFAIISPVLPPSPSGQAVVLYKLLQDIPSDDFIVISTRDYHKKCRDSCTERFNSEYFYMPGLHILFKQFILITNFFGVKIFLRAYLNKRASDYTKILAKNGCQLAIVCTADLFEPDAVCSACKKLQIPLYFYIFDDYILQWHNRSELKFAGETGPLVIKNAEKVIVANECLKREYHKRYGIESDVIHNPVNMDFYKRPGNSGFSSTNLRIVYTGDVGEAHYDAFRNMISALKLINRRDVKLHIYTGRRKARLVKERITGPFVVIHPHQSITSIPDIQENADILFLPLAFRSKYPDFIIDSASPGKMGEYLAAGRAILVHAPAGSFVSWYFKKNNCGIVVDSTRVEDLAGAIRQLLEDRSLRQNLGDAAKSAADRDFNLDRIRSQFRRIVYENQTTR is encoded by the coding sequence ATGAAGTTTGCAATTATCTCGCCTGTCCTGCCACCTTCTCCCTCGGGCCAGGCCGTAGTCCTGTATAAACTGCTACAGGACATACCCTCCGACGACTTCATTGTAATTTCCACTCGCGATTACCACAAAAAATGCAGGGACTCTTGCACAGAGAGATTTAACTCCGAATATTTTTACATGCCTGGTTTACACATCCTTTTTAAACAATTCATCCTCATTACAAATTTTTTTGGGGTTAAAATTTTTTTAAGGGCATATCTTAATAAGAGAGCCTCGGACTACACGAAAATACTCGCAAAAAACGGGTGCCAGCTGGCAATTGTATGCACTGCAGACCTTTTTGAACCTGACGCAGTCTGTTCCGCATGTAAAAAACTGCAAATCCCCCTTTATTTTTACATTTTTGATGACTACATACTTCAATGGCACAATAGGTCTGAGCTTAAATTCGCGGGAGAAACGGGACCACTCGTCATTAAAAATGCAGAAAAAGTGATTGTTGCGAACGAATGCCTGAAACGGGAATACCATAAGCGGTACGGGATCGAGTCAGATGTAATTCATAACCCGGTAAACATGGACTTTTACAAACGTCCGGGGAATTCAGGGTTTTCAAGTACGAACCTACGGATAGTATACACAGGAGACGTAGGGGAAGCACATTACGATGCGTTCCGGAATATGATCAGTGCCCTTAAATTAATAAATCGCAGGGATGTTAAACTTCATATTTACACGGGACGAAGAAAGGCCAGATTGGTGAAGGAAAGAATAACTGGTCCGTTCGTAGTGATCCATCCGCATCAGAGCATAACGTCCATCCCTGATATCCAAGAGAATGCAGATATCCTGTTCCTTCCATTGGCATTTCGATCCAAATATCCGGATTTTATCATTGATTCGGCTTCTCCCGGTAAAATGGGAGAGTATCTTGCAGCAGGCAGAGCCATTTTGGTTCATGCCCCAGCGGGATCTTTTGTATCCTGGTATTTCAAGAAAAATAACTGCGGAATTGTCGTCGATTCCACCCGTGTGGAAGATCTCGCAGGTGCCATCCGACAGCTGCTTGAAGATAGATCTCTTCGGCAGAATCTCGGAGATGCTGCAAAGAGCGCCGCAGATCGCGATTTCAATCTGGATCGGATTAGATCACAATTCAGACGGATAGTCTATGAGAACCAGACGACCAGATAA